Genomic DNA from Peribacillus sp. FSL H8-0477:
TCACCATGAATGATTAGCACGGGGACATCTAAAGAATCGAGTGAGAACAAGGGGGTACGATAAACAAATGCATCGGGGACTTTATTCGGCGTTCCTCCAATGACACGTTTCATCATTCTGCGTAAATCTACACGCTCGACATAGGTTAAAAACATATCTGAGACACCACCCCAAGTCACAATCGATGCGGCCGTCGGACAATAGATAGCCGCCCATAACGCCATGATCCCTCCTCTTGAGAAGCCAAAAATATGAATGGATTTTGGATTGACACGACGATGATTTTCAAGCAGTTTATATCCTGCAATCGCATCGTATCGATCTTCCCCTCCGAAATCCTCGTCTCCCTCACCGCCCTGATTGCCACGATAAAATGGGGCGAATACAATAAAGCCCTCTGAGGCAAATTGGGTAATTCGTGATGGTCTGACTTTGCCAACATTTTTGATTCCGCCGCGAAGATAGAGAAAACCATCATAAACTTCCCCATTTACCGGTTCCGCAAGTAATCCTTTCACCCTTAATCCCTGTGCAAGATACGTAACACTATAAAGATGAACCCCCGGATGCGGAGATGGAAAGCGGATTTTTTCAACAATTGTACCATCTTCCATTAACAGTACCCTCCTTCAACACTTCCTAATGACCTTATTTTAATGCATCCTA
This window encodes:
- a CDS encoding alpha/beta hydrolase family protein, producing MEDGTIVEKIRFPSPHPGVHLYSVTYLAQGLRVKGLLAEPVNGEVYDGFLYLRGGIKNVGKVRPSRITQFASEGFIVFAPFYRGNQGGEGDEDFGGEDRYDAIAGYKLLENHRRVNPKSIHIFGFSRGGIMALWAAIYCPTAASIVTWGGVSDMFLTYVERVDLRRMMKRVIGGTPNKVPDAFVYRTPLFSLDSLDVPVLIIHGERDGNVSIDHAYRLENQLNEKHKQVETWYFPQFTHYFPPAVNRKVVRDLTQWMKTQV